A genomic window from Leishmania major strain Friedlin complete genome, chromosome 16 includes:
- a CDS encoding putative histone H3 has product MSRTKETARAKRTITSKKSKKAPSAVSGVKMSHRRWRPGTCAIREIRKFQKSTSLLIQCAPFQRLVREVSSAQKEGLRFQSSAIMALQEATEAYVVSLMADTNLACIHAKRVTIQPKDIQLALRLRGERH; this is encoded by the coding sequence ATGTCCCGCACCAAGGAGACCGCCCGCGCGAAGCGCACCATCACGTCGAAGAAGAGCAAGAAGGCGCCGAGCGCGGTGTCCGGCGTGAAGATGTCgcatcgccgctggcgcccgGGCACGTGCGCGATCCGCGAGATCCGCAAGTTCCAGAAGAGCACGAGCCTGCTGATCCAGTGCGCGCCGTTCCAGCGCCTGGTGCGCGAGGTGTCGAGCGCGCAGAAGGAGGGCCTGCGCTTCCAGAGCAGCGCTATcatggcgctgcaggaggcgacggaggcgtaCGTTGTGTCGCTGATGGCGGACACGAACCTCGCCTGCATCCACGCGAAGCGCGTGACGATCCAGCCGAAGGACAtccagctggcgctgcgcctgcgcggtgAGCGGCACTAG
- a CDS encoding putative histone H3, translated as MSRTKETARAKRTITSKKSKKAPSAVSGVKMSHRRWRPGTCAIREIRKFQKSTSLLIQCAPFQRLVREVSSAQKEGLRFQSSAIMALQEATEAYIVSLMADTNLACIHAKRVTIQPKDIQLALRLRGERH; from the coding sequence ATGTCCCGCACCAAGGAGACCGCCCGCGCGAAGCGCACCATCACGTCGAAGAAGAGCAAGAAGGCGCCGAGCGCGGTGTCCGGCGTGAAGATGTCgcatcgccgctggcgcccgGGCACGTGCGCGATCCGCGAGATCCGCAAGTTCCAGAAGAGCACGAGCCTGCTGATCCAGTGCGCGCCGTTCCAGCGCCTGGTGCGCGAGGTGTCGAGCGCGCAGAAGGAGGGCCTGCGCTTCCAGAGCAGCGCTATcatggcgctgcaggaggcgacggaggcgtaCATTGTGTCGCTGATGGCGGACACGAACCTCGCCTGCATCCACGCGAAGCGCGTGACGATCCAGCCGAAGGACAtccagctggcgctgcgcctgcgcggtgAGCGGCACTAG